A genomic segment from Sparus aurata chromosome 10, fSpaAur1.1, whole genome shotgun sequence encodes:
- the LOC115589845 gene encoding Fc receptor-like protein 5 yields MEATSLCLFIAATLSIKPDKSQFFRYEHISLSCEAPVNSSGWTLRKNASSEMPKPCDDGCMLDDVYPEDSGVYWCASEEGKCSNAVNITVAAGVVILESPALPVTEGDTVTLRCIYKERLAKNPTSDFSTTFYKDGEFIGTEPAGKMILSSVSRHHEGFYRCKHPEKGQSEQSWLSVTGQPSNVSPPHPNLPLILVCTILLFILYNAILIFAIYTYRRWARAGADVKNRASDQY; encoded by the exons ATGGAGGCAACCTCACTCTGCCTGTTTATCG CAGCCACCCTGAGCATCAAGCCTGACAAGTCTCAGTTCTTTCGCTATGAACACATCTCTCTGAGCTGTGAAGCACCGGTAAACTCCAGTGGCTGGACACTGAGGAAAAATGCCTCTTCTGAGATGCCCAAGCCATGCGATGATGGCTGCATGCTTGACGATGTCTATCCAGAAGACAGTGGGGTGTATTGGTGCGCGTCTGAGGAGGGCAAGTGCAGCAACGCCGTCAACATCACAgtagcag CAGGGGTCGTGATCCTGGAGAGCCCTGCACTTCctgtgacagagggagacactGTGACACTTCGCTGTATCTACAAGGAAAGACTTGCAAAAAATCCTACTTCAGATTTCAGCACTACATTTTACAAAGACGGTGAATTCATCGGTACTGAGCCTGCAGGAAAGATGATCCTCTCGTCGGTGTCGAGGCATCATGAAGGCTTCTACAGGTGTAAACATCCTGAGAAAGGACAGTCGGAGCAGAGCTGGCTGTCTGTGACAG GTCAGCCATCGaatgtctctcctcctcatcctaaTCTTCCTCTCATACTGGTGTGCACCatcctgctcttcatcctctacaATGCCATCCTCATCTTTGCTATATACACGTACCGAAGGTGGGCTCGAG CTGGAGCTGATGTTAAAAATAGAGCGTCTGATCAatactga
- the LOC115589861 gene encoding myelin-oligodendrocyte glycoprotein-like has protein sequence MSLTPVPCYLILTILIMNERIHTVDSPGPSELNCPEPSMKVVAGHREMLQCSSSSPINVVKMEWLVNDTVDVYLFRNGKTCNDNQNEKYKGKTSIFEDKVSQGNFSLILTAEMSHSGKYRCAVYDGRNTIECYINVSVHPEGENNLSRNRVNLNSGTDGLTMDYWTIAASLITLVVYF, from the exons ATGAGCCTGACGCCCGTGCCGTGCTATCTGATACTGACTATACTGATTATGAATGAGCGCATCCACACTGTCGACAGCCCAG GACCATCTGAGTTAAACTGCCCAGAACCATCAATGAAAGTTGTAGCCGGTCATCGGGAGATGCTACAATGTTCCTCTAGTTCTCCCATAAATGTCGTGAAAATGGAGTGGTTGGTTAATGATACAGTGGATGTCTATTTGTTCCGGAACGGGAAAACTTGCAATGATAATCAGAACGAGAAGTACAAAGGAAAAACATCTATTTTTGAGGATAAAGTGTCCCAAGGGAATTTTTCACTGATTCTAACAGCAGAGATGTCTCATAGTGGAAAATACCGTTGTGCTGTTTATGACGGAAGAAACACAATTGAATGTTACATAAACGTCAGTG ttCACCCAGAAGGAGAAAACAACCTCTCTCGCAATCGAGTTAACCTAAACA GTGGCACAGACGGACTGACTATGGATTACTGGACTATTGCTGCTTCTCTCATCACTTTGGTGGTCTACTTTTGA
- the LOC115589842 gene encoding Fc receptor-like protein 5: MEVASLCLIISANLSIHPDRSQFFRYERISLSCAGPVNSTDWTLKRNTLYKTSQPCKGGFGNLPDSVCTLRNAHPFDTGVYWCESEQGECSKPINITVTESGVILESPSHPVTEGDNVTLCCSYRERSAETPTSDFSATFYKDGVFVGTEPAGKMILSSVSRHHEGFYKCEHPEKGQSEQSWLSVTGQPSNVSPHPPLMFLRKLVCTILLFILYNAILILAIYTYRKCARARADVKKRASDQY, encoded by the exons ATGGAGGTCGCTTCACTCTGCCTCATAATCT CAGCCAATCTGAGCATCCACCCTGACAGATCCCAGTTCTTTCGGTATGAACGGATCTCTCTAAGCTGTGCAGGGCCAGTAAACTCTACTGACTGGACACTGAAGAGAAACACTTTATATAAGACATCTCAGCCATGTAAGGGGGGCTTCGGAAACCTACCTGACTCTGTCTGCACCCTCAGGAATGCCCATCCATTTGACACCGGGGTGTACTGGTGTGAATCTGAGCAGGGCGAGTGCAGCAAACCCATCAACATCACAGTGACAG AGAGTGGCGTGATCCTGGAGAGCCCTTCACATCctgtgacagagggagacaatGTGACACTTTGCTGTTCCTACAGAGAAAGATCTGCAGAGACTCCTACTTCAGATTTCAGCGCTACGTTCTACAAAGACGGTGTATTCGTCGGTACTGAGCCTGCAGGAAAGATGATCCTCTCATCGGTGTCCAGGCATCACGAAGGCTTCTACAAGTGTGAACACCCTGAGAAAGGACAGTCGGAGCAGAGCTGGCTGTCTGTGACAG GTCAGCCATCAAAtgtctctcctcatcctcctctcatGTTTCTGCGCAAGCTGGTGTGCACCatcctgctcttcatcctctacaATGCCATCCTCATCCTCGCTATATACACGTACCGAAAATGTGCTCGAG CTCGAGCTGATGTTAAAAAGAGAGCGTCTGATCAatactga